One genomic window of Magnolia sinica isolate HGM2019 chromosome 3, MsV1, whole genome shotgun sequence includes the following:
- the LOC131239174 gene encoding uncharacterized protein LOC131239174 isoform X1 produces MFISKLSQVGLWMVKEFKIGRVISISRMGNVQRPSHYRQSLFQKYSHSTTAVDKAREAENEEKEKISVTFVDKGGEEKHIKVPVGMSMLEAAHENDIELEGACEGSLACSTCHVIVMDVAFYNKLEDPTDEENDMLDLAFGLSETSRLGCQVIAKPELDRIRLALPAATRNFAVDGYVPKPH; encoded by the exons ATGTTCATCTCCAAACTTTCACAAGTTGGGCTTTGGATGGTCAAGGAGTTCAAAATAG GTCGAGTCATTTCTATCTCTAGAATGGGAAACGTGCAAAGACCTAGTCATTATCGCCAATCTCTG TTTCAGAAGTATTCTCATTCTACCACAGCCGTTGATAAAGCTCGTGAGGCTGAGAATGAGGAGAAAGAAAA AATATCCGTGACGTTTGTTGACAAGGGCGGAGAGGAGAAGCATATCAAGGTCCCTGTTGGAATGTCAATGTTAGAAGCAGCACATGAAAATGATATAGAACTCGAAG GAGCTTGTGAAGGCTCGCTTGCATGTTCAACATGTCACGTGATTGTGATG GATGTGGCTTTCTACAACAAGCTAGAAGATCCTACTGATGAGGAAAATGACATGTTGGACCTTGCTTTTGGGCTTTCGGAAAC GTCTCGTCTAGGCTGCCAGGTGATTGCGAAGCCTGAGCTTGATAGGATTCGATTGGCGCTGCCAGCTGCTACGAGAAACTTTGCGGTGGATGGTTATGTGCCCAAACCACACTGA
- the LOC131239174 gene encoding adrenodoxin-like protein 2, mitochondrial isoform X2, which translates to MGNVQRPSHYRQSLFQKYSHSTTAVDKAREAENEEKEKISVTFVDKGGEEKHIKVPVGMSMLEAAHENDIELEGACEGSLACSTCHVIVMDVAFYNKLEDPTDEENDMLDLAFGLSETSRLGCQVIAKPELDRIRLALPAATRNFAVDGYVPKPH; encoded by the exons ATGGGAAACGTGCAAAGACCTAGTCATTATCGCCAATCTCTG TTTCAGAAGTATTCTCATTCTACCACAGCCGTTGATAAAGCTCGTGAGGCTGAGAATGAGGAGAAAGAAAA AATATCCGTGACGTTTGTTGACAAGGGCGGAGAGGAGAAGCATATCAAGGTCCCTGTTGGAATGTCAATGTTAGAAGCAGCACATGAAAATGATATAGAACTCGAAG GAGCTTGTGAAGGCTCGCTTGCATGTTCAACATGTCACGTGATTGTGATG GATGTGGCTTTCTACAACAAGCTAGAAGATCCTACTGATGAGGAAAATGACATGTTGGACCTTGCTTTTGGGCTTTCGGAAAC GTCTCGTCTAGGCTGCCAGGTGATTGCGAAGCCTGAGCTTGATAGGATTCGATTGGCGCTGCCAGCTGCTACGAGAAACTTTGCGGTGGATGGTTATGTGCCCAAACCACACTGA
- the LOC131239175 gene encoding tRNA (guanine-N(7)-)-methyltransferase, which yields MEPPKSNNSARLPRKRFYRARAHSNPLSDSHFPVPITPSQVDYSYHFPYFFPSEGTSDSNGMAIDQKIRFADIGCGFGGLLVGLSILFPDILMIGMELRDKVTEYVKERILALRAANPGHQYENISVVRTNSMKYIPNYFEKGQLLKMFFLFPDPHFKEKNHRRRVISPHLLDEYAYALQVGGIIYTITDVEELGEWMRSCLEDHPLFEAIAEEELKVDQVVKLLASATEEGQKVARNGGQTFRAVYKRIAVAH from the coding sequence ATGGAACCACCGAAGAGCAACAACTCAGCACGTCTGCCCAGGAAACGCTTCTATAGAGCTCGGGCCCACAGCAATCCCCTCAGCGACTCCCACTTCCCTGTCCCCATCACCCCTTCCCAGGTTGATTACTCCTACCACTTCCCATACTTCTTCCCCTCAGAAGGAACTTCCGATAGCAATGGCATGGCCATCGATCAGAAAATCCGCTTTGCCGATATTGGTTGTGGCTTCGGTGGCCTGCTTGTCGGCCTTTCGATTCTCTTCCCTGATATTCTAATGATCGGCATGGAGCTCAGGGACAAGGTAACAGAGTATGTCAAGGAACGTATCCTGGCTCTGAGGGCTGCAAACCCAGGCCACCAGTATGAGAACATCTCGGTGGTTCGCACCAATTCAATGAAATACATCCCCAATTACTTTGAAAAGGGGCAGCTGTTGAAGATGTTCTTCCTCTTCCCAGACCCTCACTTCAAGGAGAAGAACCACCGCCGGCGAGTGATCAGCCCGCATCTCCTCGATGAGTACGCATACGCTCTCCAAGTCGGGGGGATTATATACACGATCACAGACGTCGAAGAGCTTGGAGAGTGGATGAGGTCTTGTTTGGAGGACCACCCTCTCTTTGAAGCCATTGCAGAAGAAGAGCTCAAAGTGGACCAGGTGGTGAAGCTTCTGGCCAGTGCAACTGAAGAGGGGCAGAAGGTTGCTAGGAATGGAGGCCAGACATTTCGGGCAGTCTACAAACGCATAGCAGTGGCCCATTGA